A DNA window from Actinokineospora baliensis contains the following coding sequences:
- a CDS encoding DUF4365 domain-containing protein, which translates to MGQIDRRRVLEDRAINRVTALFQECGHVVQKIDGHNDFGEDLYVSFNEARRPTGYTIAVQVKGGVSYRSARGYRVKVRQHGRSWREANAPVVCVVYDPGTDLLYWANASEQLRCVPESRSIEVGRADVLDAGSVDAFVWRMCRFIGREGRP; encoded by the coding sequence ATGGGCCAGATCGATCGCAGGAGGGTCCTGGAGGATAGGGCGATCAACCGGGTCACGGCGTTGTTCCAGGAGTGCGGGCACGTCGTGCAGAAGATCGATGGGCACAACGACTTCGGGGAGGACCTGTACGTCAGCTTCAACGAGGCGCGCCGTCCGACCGGGTACACCATCGCGGTGCAGGTGAAGGGCGGGGTGTCGTACCGGAGCGCGCGGGGGTACCGGGTGAAGGTGCGGCAGCACGGCCGGTCCTGGCGCGAGGCCAACGCGCCGGTGGTGTGCGTGGTGTACGACCCGGGTACGGACCTCCTGTACTGGGCGAACGCGTCCGAGCAGCTGAGGTGCGTCCCGGAGAGCCGGTCGATCGAGGTCGGGCGGGCGGATGTGCTGGACGCGGGTTCGGTGGACGCCTTCGTCTGGCGCATGTGTCGGTTCATCGGGCGCGAGGGTCGGCCATGA
- a CDS encoding DUF11 domain-containing protein: MAVADLTVRADDDGPWVAGGAGTFTLSVTADQAHEQSDKLVTLTHHLPMGLTPTAAEGDGWSCAISGHKVSCQSSRTVAPGESYPPVTVAVRVGRHVTGDAESITSLSVAGAEANTTNNTATSTVHIEPVGR; encoded by the coding sequence ATGGCTGTGGCCGACCTGACGGTGCGGGCGGATGACGATGGGCCGTGGGTGGCGGGCGGCGCCGGGACCTTCACCCTGTCGGTCACCGCCGATCAGGCCCACGAGCAGTCGGACAAGCTCGTGACCCTGACCCACCACCTGCCCATGGGCCTCACCCCCACCGCCGCCGAGGGCGACGGCTGGAGTTGTGCGATCTCCGGCCACAAGGTCAGCTGCCAATCCAGCCGAACCGTCGCACCCGGGGAGTCCTACCCGCCGGTCACGGTCGCAGTCCGGGTCGGCAGGCACGTAACGGGCGACGCCGAGTCCATCACCTCGCTGTCGGTCGCGGGCGCCGAGGCCAACACCACCAACAACACCGCCACCTCAACCGTCCACATCGAACCAGTAGGCCGCTGA
- a CDS encoding WhiB family transcriptional regulator, translated as MSDERWLIGIAWSLDRLRWVPTSVLDEVVRQDGDMVEPDWSGTDREVAARMCAGCPVRDECLELELRTSGEATVGVFGGLGDEDRRALYPHWLRRGERFERGPLS; from the coding sequence GTGAGCGACGAGCGATGGTTGATCGGGATCGCGTGGAGTCTGGACCGGCTGCGGTGGGTGCCGACGTCGGTGTTGGACGAGGTGGTTCGCCAGGACGGCGACATGGTGGAGCCGGACTGGTCGGGGACGGATCGCGAGGTCGCGGCCCGGATGTGCGCAGGGTGCCCGGTGCGGGACGAGTGCCTGGAGTTGGAGTTGCGCACATCCGGTGAGGCGACGGTAGGTGTGTTCGGCGGGCTGGGGGATGAGGACCGGCGGGCGCTGTATCCGCACTGGTTGCGCCGGGGCGAGCGGTTCGAGAGGGGGCCGCTGTCGTGA
- a CDS encoding helix-turn-helix transcriptional regulator codes for MATGRRRVELAAVRRGAGFTQESLAEALGVDRTTVITWEAGSHAPMPHVRPRLARLLERSSDELDSLLDGRPKAVEFGRPDLDAVFSWLDRLAGWDRGTSRRRVGEELEDVVPRSVVGRAEVADRLTRYYGGDSQFRARVGSVDVLTSVVTRPEWLDLRCELSPQGDRLELSMGAAARWAMDKRAADTAARRLAHAVAEGTRLTDAPVYRLVEATPTAGVVRGQVEVASFLDYALTADLLERELGESGDGLPLRDAWMPDLEAVFDLRGRLCAGGALALFAAARPADPFRGEADYVLLVQERSSQVVNAAGRLAVIPKGFHGPLNDVRGDSRIGATLRRELEEELFGRGDVDVTGGPVRAADPMHRERLSAPMRWLSEDPARWRMECTGFGLNLVSGNYEFACLVVVEDEEFWTRFGGQIEANWESAGLRQYSSLDGESLEELIADDSWSNEGLFAMVQGLRRLREIGGDRVRVPPVEWRLGG; via the coding sequence ATGGCGACTGGGCGTCGTCGGGTGGAGTTGGCGGCTGTGCGGCGTGGGGCGGGGTTCACGCAGGAGTCGTTGGCTGAGGCGCTGGGGGTTGATCGGACGACGGTGATCACGTGGGAGGCCGGGAGTCATGCGCCGATGCCGCACGTGAGGCCGCGGTTGGCGCGGCTGCTGGAGCGATCGTCGGACGAGTTGGATTCGCTGCTGGACGGTCGCCCGAAAGCGGTGGAGTTCGGGCGTCCGGACCTCGACGCGGTGTTCTCCTGGTTGGACCGGCTCGCGGGCTGGGATCGTGGGACCAGTCGACGGCGGGTAGGTGAGGAGCTTGAGGACGTCGTGCCACGGTCAGTGGTGGGGCGTGCCGAGGTCGCGGACAGGCTGACGCGCTACTACGGCGGAGACAGCCAGTTCCGAGCGCGAGTCGGGTCGGTCGACGTCCTGACCAGCGTGGTGACGCGGCCGGAGTGGCTGGATCTGCGATGTGAGCTGTCCCCGCAGGGGGACCGCTTGGAGCTCAGCATGGGCGCGGCCGCTCGGTGGGCGATGGACAAGCGGGCGGCGGACACTGCCGCGCGCAGGCTCGCGCACGCGGTCGCGGAGGGCACGCGGTTGACGGATGCGCCGGTGTACCGGCTAGTGGAGGCGACGCCAACCGCGGGCGTCGTGCGTGGTCAGGTCGAGGTGGCGTCGTTCCTGGACTACGCGTTGACGGCGGATTTGCTGGAGCGGGAGCTAGGCGAATCGGGCGACGGGTTGCCGCTGCGGGACGCGTGGATGCCGGACCTGGAAGCGGTGTTCGACCTACGGGGGCGGCTGTGCGCCGGTGGGGCGCTGGCGTTGTTCGCGGCGGCGCGACCGGCGGACCCGTTCCGCGGCGAGGCTGACTATGTGCTGCTAGTGCAGGAGCGTTCCAGCCAGGTGGTGAACGCGGCCGGGCGATTGGCGGTGATCCCCAAGGGGTTTCATGGGCCGCTGAACGATGTGCGGGGTGACAGCCGGATCGGGGCGACGTTGCGGCGAGAGCTGGAGGAGGAGCTGTTCGGGCGCGGGGATGTTGACGTCACTGGTGGGCCGGTGCGGGCGGCGGACCCGATGCACCGGGAGCGGTTGTCGGCGCCGATGCGGTGGTTGAGTGAGGATCCGGCGCGGTGGCGGATGGAGTGCACGGGGTTCGGGTTGAATCTGGTAAGCGGGAACTATGAGTTCGCGTGCTTGGTGGTTGTTGAGGATGAGGAGTTCTGGACGCGGTTCGGCGGGCAGATCGAGGCGAATTGGGAATCTGCCGGGTTGAGGCAGTATTCATCGCTGGATGGGGAATCGCTGGAGGAACTGATCGCGGACGATTCGTGGAGCAATGAAGGGCTGTTCGCGATGGTGCAGGGACTCCGGCGGTTGCGGGAGATCGGCGGTGACCGGGTGCGGGTGCCGCCGGTGGAGTGGCGGCTAGGCGGCTGA
- a CDS encoding helix-turn-helix domain-containing protein codes for MNKRRINTAQAPQNPGRAMRSPWTGRTAAALQSALRLSQEAFAAHLGISPRTVAAWHQKPTVKPQSEMQQLLDTALAQAAPDAQARFADLTTPPTGDRLQLDPHIVAALDWLDAQTGWTPGTARTRVAARAAQLDAQQLHDRSHHRARVSQRDITNALTAYYGPTPLYRATLGSQLLNTSIVTRANWFAIAVPLISSNDRLRAVTASPPTADLVDTAAINRLAETLTLETRLVNAPLYSLASIDIGLQRIEGTVGIASFVEYALTLDLLEAELIDAITAGRTALPLRDRYLPDLPAVLDISSRLCAGGALALTAIARPADPFRGPADYLLLIQERSGHVVNAARRLAVIPKGFHQPVTDIRADAQIGATLRREMEEELFGRADIDSTTGDQRSADPMHPSRLSEPLRWLLADPSRLRMECTGFGLNLVSGNYEFASLIVIHDEDFWPQFGGMVEANWESTSLRRYSTQDPDIIGELLGDVAWSNEALFAMLQGLRRLAELDPARVTLPPLDWEITE; via the coding sequence ATGAACAAGCGCCGCATAAACACTGCACAAGCACCGCAGAACCCGGGCAGAGCGATGCGTAGCCCGTGGACCGGCCGCACTGCCGCAGCCCTCCAGAGCGCGCTACGCCTCAGTCAGGAAGCCTTCGCCGCCCACCTCGGCATCTCGCCACGCACCGTCGCAGCCTGGCACCAGAAGCCCACGGTCAAGCCGCAGTCCGAGATGCAACAGCTCCTCGACACGGCCCTCGCCCAAGCGGCCCCGGACGCTCAGGCCCGCTTCGCCGACCTCACCACCCCACCCACCGGCGACCGCCTCCAACTCGACCCGCACATCGTCGCTGCCCTCGACTGGCTCGACGCACAGACGGGATGGACTCCAGGCACCGCGCGCACCCGCGTAGCCGCCCGCGCCGCTCAGCTCGACGCGCAGCAGCTCCACGACCGCAGCCACCACCGCGCCCGAGTCAGCCAACGCGACATCACCAACGCCCTCACCGCCTACTACGGCCCAACGCCCCTCTATCGAGCCACCCTCGGTAGCCAGCTCCTCAACACCAGCATCGTGACCCGCGCGAACTGGTTCGCCATCGCCGTTCCCCTGATCTCCAGCAACGACCGCCTCCGAGCCGTGACGGCCTCGCCCCCGACCGCCGACCTTGTCGACACTGCTGCGATCAACCGCCTAGCGGAAACCCTCACCCTGGAAACTCGCCTGGTCAATGCGCCCTTGTATAGCTTGGCCAGCATCGACATCGGCCTCCAACGCATCGAGGGCACGGTCGGGATCGCGTCGTTCGTCGAGTACGCCCTGACCCTGGACCTCCTCGAAGCCGAGCTGATCGACGCGATCACCGCGGGCCGGACTGCCCTGCCACTGCGTGACCGCTACTTGCCTGACTTGCCCGCCGTCCTCGACATCAGCAGCCGACTCTGCGCGGGCGGCGCGCTCGCCCTCACTGCCATCGCCCGCCCCGCAGACCCGTTCCGCGGCCCAGCCGACTATCTCCTGTTGATTCAGGAACGCTCCGGCCACGTCGTCAACGCCGCCCGCCGCCTGGCTGTCATCCCCAAGGGCTTCCACCAGCCCGTCACCGACATCCGTGCGGACGCCCAGATCGGCGCCACCCTCCGCCGCGAGATGGAAGAAGAACTGTTCGGCCGCGCCGACATCGACAGCACCACCGGTGACCAACGCAGCGCCGACCCCATGCACCCCAGCCGCCTGTCCGAACCGCTGCGCTGGCTCCTCGCCGACCCCAGCCGCCTCCGCATGGAATGCACCGGCTTCGGCCTCAACCTCGTCAGCGGAAACTACGAGTTCGCCAGCCTCATCGTCATCCACGACGAAGACTTCTGGCCACAATTCGGCGGAATGGTCGAAGCAAACTGGGAATCGACATCTCTTCGCCGCTATTCCACACAGGACCCGGACATCATTGGCGAACTCCTCGGTGATGTAGCGTGGAGCAACGAAGCACTGTTCGCCATGCTGCAAGGCTTGCGACGCCTCGCCGAACTCGACCCCGCCCGGGTCACCCTGCCACCCCTCGACTGGGAGATCACCGAGTGA
- a CDS encoding DUF2075 domain-containing protein has product MTQRCLVRRTAALLDAADRNGLLGATLAAAYSERYGKPPTANERASWEECIPTIIGPLLQAGLGDIEVLLELKHPLSSSRMDMVLVGSRPGKPEQLAAVVVVNKRWPEAEAVPDSNMVRLPTLRHVPDQVHPSNQVWSYCLALTSYVSVLAEADVYGLVNLPSAPTADIKGILAMDDELDRDAVSRVRVFPQDDRAGLRGFLTGVLATAEAARHADELIRSPRRPTRHLMSAVAECVRERAVFPLLDEQRKVCDEVHRLVRASMSGNRKKVIIVKGSAGTGKSVIALELLGSLNRQGVSAVHATGSDAFTGTLRANLGTTKKRAALAFTYYFHHARSDPNDIDVLIADEAHRIRATSNSRWTKRTMRSTAPQIEELINVARVPVFLLDDNQVICTGEVGSIEMISDAAARLGCEVEVFTLDHQFRCGGSDEYLRWVDRLFGITAGGPLPWRPLEDYTLYLAPDPAAMERYLRDRTTDEETGRITAGYCWKWSKELAPNGRLHDDVTIGGWARPWNARQAVGTDRSSPDYIPPSTLWATHRNGFGQVGCIYTAQGFEYDHSGVIIGPDLIAGSNGSFQVNPKANVDFKLRGAPDKGRLIRNTYRVLATRGIQSTVLYSTDRATREMLHELGIPPLPEHRLVHANTAVPISVSGEERGRPLAVAHHTQTVKPRQRPV; this is encoded by the coding sequence ATGACGCAGCGCTGCCTAGTGCGCCGAACCGCGGCACTTCTCGACGCGGCGGACCGAAACGGACTGCTCGGCGCCACGCTCGCCGCGGCGTACTCGGAACGCTATGGAAAGCCCCCGACCGCGAACGAGCGCGCTTCCTGGGAAGAGTGCATTCCGACGATCATCGGTCCGCTGCTGCAGGCAGGTCTTGGCGACATCGAGGTCCTGCTCGAACTCAAGCACCCGTTGTCCTCCAGTCGGATGGACATGGTGTTGGTCGGTTCCCGGCCCGGAAAACCGGAACAGCTCGCCGCCGTGGTGGTCGTGAACAAGCGGTGGCCCGAAGCCGAGGCCGTTCCCGATTCGAACATGGTTCGGCTGCCCACACTGCGGCACGTGCCCGACCAGGTGCACCCCAGCAACCAGGTCTGGTCGTACTGCCTCGCACTCACCAGCTACGTCTCGGTACTCGCCGAGGCGGACGTCTACGGCCTGGTCAACCTGCCTTCCGCGCCGACCGCCGACATCAAGGGCATCCTCGCCATGGATGACGAGCTGGACCGGGACGCGGTGAGCCGGGTCCGCGTGTTCCCCCAAGACGACCGAGCAGGTCTGCGGGGTTTCCTCACCGGGGTGCTGGCTACGGCGGAGGCCGCACGCCACGCCGACGAACTCATCCGCTCACCCCGGCGCCCGACCCGGCACCTGATGTCCGCCGTCGCCGAATGCGTGCGCGAACGCGCGGTCTTCCCGCTGCTGGACGAACAGCGCAAGGTGTGCGACGAGGTGCACCGCCTGGTGCGGGCCAGCATGAGCGGGAACCGCAAGAAGGTCATCATCGTCAAGGGCAGCGCGGGGACCGGCAAGAGCGTCATCGCCCTCGAACTCCTCGGCAGCCTGAACAGGCAGGGCGTCTCCGCTGTGCACGCGACGGGCAGCGATGCGTTCACCGGCACGCTGCGCGCCAACCTCGGGACCACGAAGAAGCGGGCGGCACTCGCCTTCACCTACTACTTCCACCACGCCCGCAGCGATCCCAACGACATCGACGTCCTCATCGCCGATGAAGCCCACCGGATCAGGGCGACGAGCAACTCGCGGTGGACCAAACGCACCATGCGGTCCACCGCACCGCAGATCGAGGAGCTCATCAACGTCGCCAGGGTGCCCGTGTTCCTGCTGGACGACAACCAGGTCATCTGCACCGGCGAGGTCGGTTCGATCGAGATGATCTCAGACGCGGCCGCGCGACTCGGCTGCGAGGTCGAGGTGTTCACCCTGGACCACCAGTTCCGCTGCGGCGGCAGCGACGAGTACCTCCGCTGGGTCGACCGGCTGTTCGGGATCACCGCGGGCGGGCCGCTCCCGTGGCGACCGCTGGAGGACTACACCCTCTACCTGGCCCCGGACCCGGCCGCGATGGAGCGGTACCTGCGCGACCGCACGACCGACGAGGAAACCGGCCGCATCACCGCGGGCTACTGCTGGAAGTGGAGCAAGGAGCTCGCGCCGAACGGTCGCCTCCACGACGACGTGACGATCGGGGGCTGGGCGCGCCCGTGGAACGCCAGGCAAGCGGTCGGCACCGACCGGTCCAGCCCGGACTACATCCCCCCGTCCACGCTGTGGGCGACCCACCGCAACGGGTTCGGTCAGGTCGGGTGCATCTACACCGCGCAGGGCTTCGAGTACGACCACTCCGGCGTGATCATCGGGCCGGACCTCATCGCGGGGAGCAACGGGTCCTTCCAGGTCAACCCCAAGGCCAACGTCGATTTCAAACTGCGCGGTGCGCCGGACAAGGGGCGGCTGATCCGCAACACCTACCGGGTCCTGGCTACCAGGGGGATCCAGTCCACGGTGCTCTACTCCACCGACCGGGCCACCAGGGAAATGCTCCACGAACTGGGCATCCCGCCGCTACCCGAGCACCGACTCGTCCACGCCAACACGGCTGTGCCGATCAGCGTGAGCGGCGAAGAAAGGGGCAGACCCCTCGCCGTAGCCCACCACACCCAGACCGTCAAACCGCGTCAACGCCCCGTCTAG
- a CDS encoding XRE family transcriptional regulator: protein MAEDWAAVARVINERADILGLRQRELAERSQVSQAIVRELQLHTVERRRSARTLEALSVTLGLHPQHLDAVLNGRTPPLPDPVVSRLDSLERRVAEIATVLDGIQADLRAVLRNTGGE, encoded by the coding sequence GTGGCGGAAGACTGGGCGGCAGTCGCGAGGGTCATCAACGAGCGCGCCGACATACTCGGCCTGCGCCAACGTGAACTCGCCGAACGCTCGCAGGTCTCCCAAGCCATCGTGCGGGAGTTGCAGCTCCACACCGTCGAACGCCGCCGCAGCGCCCGAACGCTCGAAGCCCTGTCCGTGACGCTGGGCCTGCACCCGCAGCACCTCGACGCCGTGCTGAACGGCCGCACCCCGCCCTTGCCCGATCCAGTAGTGTCCAGACTGGACAGTCTGGAAAGGCGCGTCGCCGAGATCGCCACCGTGCTCGACGGCATCCAAGCCGATCTGCGCGCGGTACTGCGCAATACCGGTGGCGAGTGA
- a CDS encoding XRE family transcriptional regulator: MAEDWAAVARVITARLAELGWRQRELALRSQVSQAIIRELQYQTVVRRRSSRTLEALSVAMELHPEHLSAVLQGRRPLELGEVATEEDPVRSQLNVVETRLNEILARLDEMHRHLFDLARRNDNH, translated from the coding sequence GTGGCGGAGGACTGGGCGGCGGTCGCGCGGGTCATCACCGCGCGGCTGGCCGAGCTCGGCTGGCGGCAGCGGGAGTTGGCCCTGCGATCGCAGGTGTCACAAGCGATCATCCGAGAACTGCAGTACCAAACGGTGGTGCGCCGTCGTAGTTCTCGAACGCTTGAGGCGTTGTCGGTGGCTATGGAGTTGCACCCCGAGCACTTGAGTGCTGTGCTACAGGGGCGGAGGCCACTGGAGTTGGGGGAGGTGGCCACCGAAGAGGACCCGGTTCGGTCGCAACTCAACGTGGTGGAGACCCGGCTCAACGAGATCCTCGCCCGACTGGACGAGATGCACCGCCACCTCTTCGACCTGGCTCGACGCAACGACAACCACTAG
- a CDS encoding helix-turn-helix domain-containing protein: MPDNWQAVGQAITQRREELRLKQRDVAKRSGVSQAIIRELEYNTVERRRSHRTLEALSTALEWPAGHLTAIRATSPTSTSPTAAPPIPSPQPTADPNAPFHPTGTQASMTRTRIGEAITNLANALDTHLTTYSLPTPTRVELSVQAKPSDHITLTLESDNFSITAATMLHWANTLLTPQARLTGETTNHAAEVRLHGRLKGQINIIVTAHPTSCADELDNRTLPHEQTVVWLHIQATGALR, translated from the coding sequence ATGCCCGACAACTGGCAAGCAGTCGGCCAAGCCATCACCCAACGCCGCGAAGAACTACGCCTCAAACAACGCGACGTCGCCAAACGCTCCGGCGTCTCCCAAGCCATCATCCGAGAACTCGAATACAACACCGTCGAGCGCCGCCGCAGCCACCGAACCCTCGAAGCCCTCTCCACCGCCCTCGAATGGCCCGCCGGTCACCTCACCGCCATCCGCGCAACCTCCCCCACCTCCACATCACCCACCGCAGCACCCCCCATTCCTTCACCCCAGCCCACTGCCGACCCCAACGCCCCATTCCACCCCACCGGAACCCAAGCAAGCATGACCCGCACCCGCATCGGCGAAGCCATAACCAACCTCGCCAACGCCCTAGACACCCACCTCACCACCTACTCACTCCCCACCCCCACCCGCGTCGAACTCTCCGTCCAAGCCAAACCCAGCGACCACATCACCCTCACCCTCGAATCCGACAACTTCAGCATCACCGCCGCCACGATGCTCCACTGGGCCAACACCCTCCTCACCCCTCAAGCCCGCCTAACCGGCGAAACCACCAACCACGCCGCCGAAGTTCGACTCCACGGTAGACTGAAAGGTCAGATCAACATAATCGTCACCGCCCATCCGACTTCATGCGCTGACGAATTAGACAACCGGACATTGCCCCACGAACAAACCGTTGTATGGCTGCACATACAAGCAACTGGAGCATTGCGATAG
- a CDS encoding DUF4238 domain-containing protein gives MTGWKFPPLDPIDYMSAIQALASEEARPVKDQHVVSRAILKRFGRVKGSSGHQIGRFDKKAVRELDPKGPNACGFVRNFVQYASGSAEALWHTIENRLSYSISAAESSALHNDAELETVMKHAIALHFVRSPVYRRVHERSFNDSVRTLRAELLEGRHGDLRTVFRRRYGLEPAGIEALEILIDEPFAFWQRIEEDGSLFRISLEQNFYRLRSALDNLSVQVLHTPGGKELVLSDSPAFTFINRQGGGYSVRMAVGDSHGIAMPITPNCLVAISPRPSDEMMDQEMVDNLNIVQIGIAERQIYFRPGSGLEHFVRSKLENSGDF, from the coding sequence GTGACCGGCTGGAAGTTTCCTCCACTTGACCCTATCGACTACATGTCCGCCATCCAGGCGCTAGCTTCGGAAGAAGCACGCCCAGTAAAAGACCAGCATGTCGTGTCGAGGGCAATACTCAAAAGATTCGGGCGAGTGAAAGGGAGTTCCGGGCATCAGATCGGCCGGTTTGACAAGAAGGCTGTTCGCGAGCTAGATCCCAAGGGGCCCAACGCCTGCGGTTTCGTGCGAAACTTCGTGCAGTACGCGTCCGGATCCGCGGAGGCGCTCTGGCACACGATCGAAAACCGGCTCAGCTACAGCATCTCGGCGGCGGAGTCGAGTGCGCTGCACAACGATGCTGAGCTGGAAACCGTGATGAAACACGCGATCGCACTACATTTCGTTCGGTCGCCCGTCTATCGCAGAGTCCATGAAAGGTCATTCAACGATTCGGTTCGGACATTGAGGGCCGAATTGCTCGAAGGTCGCCATGGTGACCTTCGAACCGTGTTTCGAAGGCGCTATGGACTTGAGCCTGCTGGCATAGAAGCGCTTGAGATTCTGATAGATGAACCCTTTGCATTCTGGCAAAGAATCGAAGAAGATGGCTCTCTGTTTCGAATCAGTCTGGAGCAGAACTTCTACCGCCTCCGGTCTGCCCTGGATAACCTCTCGGTTCAGGTCCTGCATACACCTGGAGGTAAGGAGCTGGTCTTATCCGATTCGCCAGCATTCACGTTCATCAATCGGCAGGGCGGCGGGTATTCTGTACGCATGGCGGTCGGCGACTCTCACGGCATAGCTATGCCGATCACGCCGAACTGCTTGGTTGCGATTAGTCCCCGCCCTTCAGACGAGATGATGGACCAAGAAATGGTGGACAATCTTAACATTGTCCAGATTGGCATCGCGGAAAGGCAGATCTACTTCCGGCCGGGAAGTGGCCTGGAACACTTTGTTCGGTCGAAGTTGGAGAATTCCGGGGATTTCTAA
- a CDS encoding phosphorothioated DNA-binding restriction endonuclease — protein sequence MSEADVVRLLASLRQHRHAGRRSPHKPLLVLFALGQLIATGSSAVSWTADWQRLADLIRDYGPPSTAAPQQRAAYPFTRLRSDAIWTLDHDVPMDRVSPLTANSVVGRLSGPLENALRHPHIAAAAARQLVDAEFPPSVAPDVLLAVGLDPDTILAAAPPPASRRRSPTWAAAILLAWDRQCAFCGFDGQLGAATVGLDAAHIRWFTFDGPDDPDNGLALCSLHHRLFDRGALGLDTDLRITVSSSFTSRTTAGRTTYDLHGRQLQLRPGTTSPAHAHLDWHIREVFKGPALV from the coding sequence ATGTCCGAAGCGGACGTGGTGCGGCTCCTCGCGTCGTTACGGCAGCACCGGCACGCGGGCAGGCGTTCACCGCACAAGCCGCTGCTGGTGCTGTTCGCACTTGGCCAGCTGATCGCCACCGGATCCAGTGCCGTCTCCTGGACCGCAGACTGGCAGCGGTTGGCCGACCTGATCCGCGACTACGGGCCACCCTCCACCGCGGCACCCCAACAACGGGCTGCGTACCCGTTCACCCGCCTGCGGTCGGACGCGATCTGGACCCTCGACCACGACGTGCCTATGGATCGCGTCAGCCCCTTGACGGCCAATTCGGTGGTGGGCCGACTCAGCGGGCCCTTGGAGAACGCCCTCCGCCACCCCCACATCGCGGCAGCGGCAGCCCGCCAACTCGTCGACGCCGAGTTCCCACCCAGTGTCGCTCCGGACGTCCTGCTGGCGGTCGGGCTCGACCCCGACACGATCCTCGCGGCCGCCCCACCACCCGCTTCCCGCCGCCGGAGCCCAACCTGGGCCGCGGCGATCCTGCTCGCCTGGGACCGCCAATGCGCCTTCTGCGGCTTCGACGGCCAACTCGGCGCGGCCACCGTAGGCCTGGACGCCGCCCACATCCGCTGGTTCACCTTCGACGGCCCGGACGACCCCGACAACGGCCTGGCCCTCTGCTCCCTGCACCACCGCCTCTTCGACCGAGGCGCCCTCGGCCTGGACACCGACCTGCGGATCACCGTCTCCAGCAGCTTCACCAGCCGAACCACCGCAGGCAGAACCACCTACGACCTGCACGGCCGCCAACTCCAACTCCGCCCAGGCACAACCTCTCCGGCACACGCCCACCTGGATTGGCACATCAGGGAAGTGTTCAAAGGCCCGGCACTGGTGTGA
- a CDS encoding signal peptidase I, whose amino-acid sequence MTTAWSSGNAADDTTNTRGWLVGHFIDPSEGVRSSKDVEVKWGTHPAGDKRPEWTSDDQRTTLVVLVSGHFRVDLTGGHHTMTRPGDYVMWGAGVDHSWEALADSVVMTVRWPSAA is encoded by the coding sequence GTGACCACCGCCTGGTCCAGCGGCAACGCCGCCGACGACACCACCAACACCCGCGGCTGGCTCGTCGGCCACTTCATCGACCCGTCCGAGGGTGTCCGCTCCTCGAAGGACGTCGAGGTCAAGTGGGGCACCCACCCGGCAGGCGACAAGCGCCCCGAGTGGACCTCCGACGACCAGCGCACCACCCTGGTCGTCCTGGTCAGCGGCCACTTCCGCGTTGACCTCACCGGCGGGCACCACACCATGACTCGCCCCGGTGACTACGTCATGTGGGGCGCCGGTGTCGACCACTCCTGGGAAGCCCTCGCGGACTCCGTGGTCATGACCGTCCGCTGGCCCTCAGCCGCCTAG